A single window of Lutzomyia longipalpis isolate SR_M1_2022 chromosome 1, ASM2433408v1 DNA harbors:
- the LOC129787441 gene encoding serine/threonine-protein kinase 32A, translated as MGVNSSSRGDTSLLSDEDVNFDHFQILRAIGKGSFGKVCIVQKRDTGRLFAMKYVSRGACTGRGALGGVLKEVELLSTLEHPFLVNLWFSFQDEEDLFMVCDLLAGGDLRYHLQQQVDFSERSVALLVCELGSALDYLQSQRVLHRDIKPDNILLDEEGHAHITDFNIATRLLPDGLACSMSGTKPYMAPEVFMCALEEIAGYTYPVDWWSLGVVAFEMRAGSRPFVVHSNTPLDDVKNLLITPLQYPRYWSENFVDLINRLLEPDPGGRISSLRELKRTQIFRHTDFEAIQQKKTIPPFKPPKDHLNCDPSLELEEMIVETKPLHKKKKRLAKQRSIQKENDVESTLIKEFIVYNRYKEMKRKAMEMKENEWQQELETAMANSEVAHLKPIEEASNEPSASGTSEPLDYIDRTPSPKSSV; from the exons tgaatttcGACCACTTCCAGATACTGAGAGCTATTGGCAAAGGCAGCTTCGGCAAG GTCTGTATTGTCCAGAAACGCGACACAGGACGATTGTTCGCCATGAAGTACGTGAGCAGAGGTGCCTGCACGGGTCGTGGTGCTCTGGGTGGTGTCCTGAAAGAAGTTGAATTACTCTCAACACTGGAGCATCCCTTCCTCGTCAATTTGTGGTTCTCCTTTCAAG ACGAAGAGGATTTGTTTATGGTGTGTGACTTGCTGGCAGGCGGTGATCTTCGATACCATCTCCAGCAGCAG GTGGATTTCTCTGAAAGAAGTGTTGCCTTACTTGTTTGTGAACTGGGCTCCGCTCTTGACTATCTTCAATCCCAGCGTGTTCTTCACAG aGATATTAAGCCGGACAATATTCTGCTGGATGAAGAAG GTCACGCACATATAACGGATTTTAATATAGCAACGCGATTGCTTCCTGATGGATTGGCGTGCAGTATGTCAGGAACAAAGCCCTACATGGCGCCTGAGGTTTTTATGTGTGCTCTCGAAGAGATTG CTGGCTACACTTACCCCGTGGACTGGTGGTCGCTTGGTGTTGTGGCTTTCGAGATGCGAGCTGGTTCTCGGCCATTCGTTGTTCATTCCAATACACCATTGGATGatgtaaaaaatttattaattacccCTCTACAGTACCCGCGGTACTGGAGTGAAAACTTTGTGGATTTAATCAACAgg tTGCTGGAACCTGACCCAGGTGGTCGAATAAGTTCCCTGCGTGAGCTGAAAAGAACCCAAATATTCCGACATACGGACTTTGAGGCGATACAGCAGAAGAAAACTATTCCACCATTTAAACCACCAAAAGACCATTTGAACTGTGATCCTAGCCTAGAGCTGGAAGAGATGATCGTAGAGACGAAGCCACTGCACAAAAAGAAGAAGCGTCTAGCGAAGCAGAGATCAATTCAGAAGGAAAATGACGTTGAGAGTACCCTTATAAAGGAGTTCATTGTCTACAATCGGTACAAGGAGATGAAGAGAAAAGCCATGGAGATGAAGGAGAACGAATGGCAGCAAGAGCTGGAGACAGCAATGGCTAATTCGGAGGTAGCACACCTGAAGCCCATCGAGGAGGCGTCAAATGAGCCAAGCGCATCCGGCACCTCCGAACCCCTTGACTATATCGATCGTACCCCATCCCCAAAATCGAGTGTATGA